The sequence ctagaGAAGAATGGCCATATAATCAGAATTGAAATCTTGACCTAGTGCTAAGTTAGTTGTACTGGCAGttgcaaacatttgttttgaaaacaacaacaacagggaaaaaaataacataaaaaacaGCACAAGTAATTTTCTCCATAACTTTAAATGTCATCAAAGCATATTTAATAGGATCCCCACCAAAAATTTGGTCTTCCATCTAGATTCTTCTCTTACCAGGTGGCTCAGATTGCGCTCCCCTATGGCTATCCATATTCACATTCTCTTCATCTGCTGGGAAACAAACAGATGCTTAGCACTGAAATTCTCTTCTCTTCAAAGTTACTGTTGAATAGAGACAATTTGAGGGAGGAAAtagcactgaagaaaacaggctACTGATACTAGTTAAGATCCTATTAATTTTAACACGTATCATagatgtttctatgattctatgttgcTCAGTTTCCAAACTTCCCAAATTTGAAAACATCAGTGCTTGTTTGGGTTGCTGTTCTGTCCTCTCCTTTCACCAACCATTCCAAAAGActagaaaagacaaaaacaaagcttCGACCCCACCTATTACCTACAGTACTAAGTTCTATCTTATTTAGGTGAAAAGGAAGTAGACTGCGATGAACGGACCACTGCAGAAAAAAGGCGATGAATATCCATATAGTTGTCGAAAACCTAATGTATAGGTAAGCATCTTGTGAAGACGCAAAGGCAAGATTTACAAGTTAGAAATGACAAGGTACTTTCCAGCATGAAAATAATCTGTAATCCCCAATCTCCACACaattttccttaaagaaatgttttcttgcaaTCTCTCCTGCTCATTCATGCAAgaggtggttttattttacGGAACACATAGTCTTAAGGCGGTCTGCTTCTGAAATTCTACGTTCTGGGCAAGGCATTCTTCAGACTCCCTGTCTTAGATGACTAGAAAGAGAGGCTACTCCCTGTGAACACAAATTCACCAAGCTATTAAAACTACGTGATGCAAAAAATCAATTTCTAGCTCCcatataaaatagaaaacagaaaaaaaaaactctataAAAGGGTctataaaaaaacaaagtagTTTAGAAAACTTACCGCTTTGTTTGAAACAGAGTTTCTTCTTTTGATAAGCAATGAAACTAGACACTGCTCCAATTACAGTAGCAACGACGGCGCTTACAATTCCAGCTATTGCTCcctgagaagctgaaaagaagtTTTGCAGACATTCTTTTAGAATTGAAAGTGATGTCAAACTTGTATTGGCTCAAAGTAAATTCCATGAACACTTTAAAAACCAATAAACACGAAATTGCAGGAAAGCGTAGTAATCAACTTTTTCTCTTCGTGAATAATGAAAAGTAATTCCTTTAATTTTATAGCTATTAATTTCTTAATAGTGCCTATTGCTAAGCATCTTCAGCATGGTTGTTGCAAGTTccactatttaaaaaataaaaattaaaaaaattacccTTTTCATGGCCAAATGTAAGTTATATGcatgcagtcactgcaccagcATCTCTGAGACTTCAAAACTTCAAATCATTTCCAACAGAGATTTCATAGATTTATAAAAGCAGAGCTTGAATGTGAATTCTAGATTCCATGGAGTTTTGAAGCTGAAAcccactgccagcagtgagTACTCTAGCAGAATATTAGCAACAAAGAAAAGGCCAGAAAACAAGCTTACGTTATGCAGACACCATACAAAGAAATTCATGCACTTACCCTCACCGTCTTCAACCTTATTTGGACCTGAGTCCTTTTGTCCTACAAGAATGAACAACAGGTTTAGTTTTTATATGTCTAAAGAACAGTTACATCACGTTTTTTGTCAATTCATCATACAAAATGACAAGCCATTTGAtgatgaaaaaattattttatccaTACAATATTAAGCTCTCTGGCATTCaaactttctgttttcaaagcacagGTCATGGTAATAGCAACTTCAACCTTGGGCACTCAGCACTACTACAAAATGAGGGCAGCCCATCTGTGAAGTTTAATCAACTTGCCCACCACCAGTGGTGTTAACTCTGCCTTAGAAGTAGTGAAATTGCAGTCATGCACACAGGGCATGATGACCAATAGTGCAGGTTGGTCCCAATGACCATCTCTGTACTGAGATGCGCCATAACATTTAGACATGGCAGCTTATTTAGATCAAGGTTGATAAGGTATTAAACGGTTATGTGTCACTCTGTGTAAATATACCCTGCATCACTTTAAAGTCTAAGTATTAATTCATCCTGTTGGGCAGGTGAAATCTTTGAGAAAAACAAGGTGGACCATCTTCTAAGCCCACCCCTGGGCTTCTTAACCATAGGAACTAAAAAAATCCTTAAGAGTATTTTACATAAGATCTGAAAAAATCACCCAGATGCCTTTAAGAACTATATTTGTGGtgaattttgaaacaaatgacacCTCTGCATCTCAGTTTTAAAACTTAGCTTTCTTAATGTTACAGTAAAAACCACTGAAGGTTCCTAGATCAGTTTTGCCTCTTAATTATCCGGGTATTTTTTGGCAGGGACAGAACACATTGCCTTTGAACTGGAAGGTAAGCTGCTATAGTTCTGATACCAGAACCAAAGGTGTTAAACATTAGAGCATGTTAACCAGCTTGTAAATAAGCTTTCATCTAAAGCTCATGTAACCATGGGGtcaataaaaaacacaaactacTATCTTACCACTGCCACCACCGCCGCCACCTCCTGCTCTTGGTAAATCACCATTGTATAGATCTGAATCATCAAAGCTGCctataaaaagtaaaaacaatatTATCTTACGTGTTCTAGGTTCGGTGGAAAGACACCTCAAGTCACATGATGACATGTAAGTTTTCTCTAGTTCATTCCACTGAGTCCATAGAAGTTCTGGGCTCAACATCATGGTTACATGTTCACCTTGCAAAAGCCCTCCCAATCTAGAGACGTTTCAGCTCAGCACTACACAGTTTAGTTTTGAAATACCACTGCTGCCTCCAGACTTCCTGAACAAAAGAGAGAGGCCAGTGTCCAAGAGCAGGTATTACTGCACATATATTACTTGCTAAACAAGGAAGAATCTCTGTAGGCTACTTATGTAGAATGGCCCAAGCCTCACCATCCtgataaagcagagaaagggtGTGAACAGGAAAGGAACATTTCTGTTCGAGGCTGTAGGTGTGAATGCATTTCTAGGGTTAGGTTTCTAAGTCACAACCCATCCCTTTGAACCTGTACAATACAGTAGCTAGAGGAAAGAGTTCACCATGTTACAGTCTGGTGGCTGCAGTATTTGCTTGAGAATGGGAAGATTCAAATTTAATTCCCTTCTCTGATTTATTGCAGGACACTGAACCAGTCCATTTCCACTTTCACTGGACCTCAACTCATGGAACCTGGAgatctcctccttccctctgcgGTCAAATGAATCTTTAGCTTATGGAAAGCAAAGATGTTTCAAACCACAAAGCTAAAACCATCAGACCAGAAGATGTTTTATTAGCTGGCAAAAGCACTGTACCGAGGCGTGCAAAACCTGCATTCAAGTATCTGCTGTAAAtcaggcaggggaaggagcaagaaCTAGGGTTTGCGTTCCAGGTGAGGAATATCGCCACATTCCCGGGTAACAGTATCAGCGTAGTTGAGTAACACATGAAGGTGTTTTGTTTGGAGCTAGgcaaagacagagaaaaccTCTAAAGCACAATAGGCAGGAAAGGGCATGTGTTTTAAACATACCTTTCAAACATGAAAgaattgtatttctgtattctgAGTCaagaaatttatttcttaaCTGAACGTAAGAATTAAGAAATATGTATTAAGAAATGAATTAAGAAACCTATTTCTTAACTTAGggcctttaaaaataactaaaaaagcAACACTTTGCTTTACCTTTATTTTAGATACTTTAAGAATACAGATCACATGTAGTTATTCCTAGTTGTTTTAGCAAGACTAGCATGGATTCAGTTTGTAAAGATGAAAGGAGTCAATCTAATAACATAGATGCTCCACTACACGCACCTAACAACAACAATGCCCCAAACACGTACACTCTGTCCccatcttccttcctccttcccactTTTAAGTAAAAGTGACTCAACACGTTTGTTATGGAATGTCGAGACAGCTGCAAAGCTTATTTGCAAGCCAATTTTTCCTCACTTCTAAGTTTTCATCCAAACCAACACCTGACATAAattgaaaacaattaaaaaaagagtaattagTGGAAGTTTAACTAGGAGAGTAAAAACATTTCATGATTCAGACATTTGTGCCAGAAGTCTTACCAGAGTCTCTAGGCTTTGCAGGTGAACCTGGCTTCGGGTTATCTACACACAAACgagatatttagaaaaaaaaaaacaaaaaacaaacaaacaaacaaaaaaaacattgaaagatCAAAACCAGACTATAATACAGTAACTTTGAAAGGGACGAGGAAAGATTAACAAATGATTTTCTACTGTTCAGAAATTCCTCTTAGGACAGTTTTGACAGTGTTTCTAGGAtttgcaggcagagctggctggggTCACATACATAAAGTTGGAATAAAGTGACCGAACTTACTAGCGtgaagaaaccaaaagcagtGGGACTATCTGACTCATAAATGATGTCAGTCATCcccatgtaatttttttttcctttcatatgcTAATGCTGTTATTTGTGTGGTTATTTTACGTTAAAGACTGTACTTTAAGTTAATACAATCAACAGTGTTTCTGCTACATTGGCCTGTATGTCAGACACTTATTATGCCTGAACATATACAGCACAATTCACTAAGTCTTATGTAGCATTTTGGTTTGCAAGTCTGATTTCAAATgctgaacttttaaaattttttctaCTAAGTACACATTACTTGGCTATTGTCACTTTTAGAACTACCAGATTGGTACCTcacttaaaacaacaaaatagcaaacaaacaaaaacatgaaaagatgcACATTATATAACTATAAATATGGTCCCCACGATGACACTTCACTTTGCTTGCAACAGAACAGGAGAATAAAAGATCTTAATAAATACTTCCGTGCTGTTCAGTCACAGTCTTTGTTACCTACATTAAATTAATACACCAGCAGTAGTTTTCTAAAACTGTGTTTTAACCAACAGCTGAATCCACCTAGAGGCCGGTTTCTTCTGTATAGCACTTCTACTCGATGTTGCATGGTCTTGCCTCCTCCTAGCTCTAGCACAAGTCAGATAAGGTATCCTTAGGCTCTCTGCATAGTCAATGCAAAAAGGCTGGCACCTCTAGAGCACAATTCTAAGACGCCAACTTCAGCTTCCAATTCAATAAAAGATCCTCTCTCTTCACTTACCTTACCGTCTGATTCGCTCATCTAGTTGTTTCTCAACTAGCCACCTGTTTTCAAGTGTCAGGGTTTGGAAACAGGCTGCTTTAGCAGAGAGAAAACTTTGAAGGGCTAAATCAAACTGAGCAGCAGAAAGTGCTACTGTCCTAGGACTGTAATCTTGTGTTAGGTACCACACTGCAACAGATCTAGTGATGGTACCCAAAGAGCTACCGGGCATTATCTGTTTaactagacttttttttttctttctttttcttttttttttttttttttaaccaggtacatgaaagaaaagtgaCTCAACAGGTTTTCTTATAAAATGTCAAGACAGCTGCAAAGCTTATTTGCAAGCCAATTTTTCCTCACTTCTCAGTGTTCATCCAAACCAACACCTGACATACAttgaaagcaatttaaaaaagagTAATTATTAGAAGTTTAACTGGGATAGTAAAAATATGTCACAATTCAGGCATTTGTGCTAGAAGTCTTACCAGAGTCTCTAGGCTTTGCAGGCGGACCTGGCTTGGGGTCACCTATAGACAAACAGAGTTAAAATGGATTAATTCAGATTTAAATGCTACTTCCATAAGTAATTATTTATGGACTTAGTGCCATCTAGTGAAGACACAGCAATGAAACAAGTAGGACCTGTTAAAGAAATGTGTGAAATATATACAGCTTTGTGATCCAGaccagtaaaatgaaataaacacaaCTGGACTGCAATTATTTTCATCTGCAGTCTATTACTTTAGTCAACTCAATGCCACTATTACATTTAGGTAATACAGGATGGATAGACATTACATTAAATACCACTGAGCAGTACCCAGGAGAACATGATACTTACCAGGCTGAAGAGCATCTTCCAAGCTAAACCCATCTACAAAGAAATAAGGGACATTTTAAGCTGAATGTGAAAATTGAACTAGTTTTAGactatttttacagaaaatgcacATCACAATGTTTTCACCAAGAATATAATGGCAAGCTCATTCAACAGTGGCCCACAGAAGAGCATCACAGAGTTGAGTTTATTATCTGCCAAACTACACGGGATATCCCAAGGGCTATCTCAAGGTGAGCAAGCTTGAAACATGCAGATGAAAGCCAGTGAAAGGAATTTTCAAAAGGCCTTTAAGCTTATAATATCGAACCACTTATCTTTGTAAAAGCACTAGCAGAAGACTCTAAAACGTAGACATCTTTTTGCTATATGGGAATTACTTTCctttacagaaatattacaaCTTTGTTGGCCACTAAACTGAAAAATTCAGTCTCAGATTAGTACATACAGTTACACTTGACTTCACAGTAAAAGGTATTAGAGGGCAATTACATCTCACCATTGTCTGATGGTGCCTTCTGAGTCGGAAGAGGTTTCTCTGTAGGTCCTGTCAAGAACAGTTAGAggggtgggaaaaaaatgttgaaaaacaaTTTCCTACACTGTTAGGAAGATACATATAGGACAAATTTAAGCCCATGTCTATACAGTGGAAAGCACAAGATCAAACCTATACAGTAAGAGGTTTTCCTCTCAAGATGAATCTGAGTGTTcccaaaaataaatttcaattcTACGTGGTCACCATTTTGACCCAACTGTAGCTGAATTGTTCTACTGAGGTTTAAACAAACTGTACGTCGGGAAGTTGTCATGCTCAGTCATGCAATGATATTCAGAAACCATCAAAAGGACAGCCACTATtttcctgccctcccctccccccccccaaaaaaattgcAAGAGTGTAATACTTGCCAAATGCATCTTCTAACCTGAAGTCACCATCGTCGCCTATAAACATAcgaaaacaaaaatcagagtATTAACAATTTTTTCTTACTCAAAATCAACACTTACTATGGTTGTAAACACGCCTTTGATCTATCTTGAggtatgttttctgtttcctgtgtcAGACGAGGAGGATGTTTTTTAATCAGAGCTGAAGACAGATATCCTTCTCTATTTCTCCAGGCCACcacccacacacaaaaaaaaggaacagtgcTAGAAATTGTTGCTATAGAAAGGGTCCAGAGCACCAAAACCTACTCCTACAGTTAATATAATGCacttatcctttttttttcttgccactGCTATTGCATGCTTTTTTAGTGCCATTCACTGCATATTCATTCCCAGCCTTCTTTCCCCAAACCACAATATGAGCAGGGCTACAGCTCCAATTCACAGGAATTTACAATATCCAACTGTGAAGAAGAGCATTGGAAAACAAAGGCTGGTATGAAAGTGAAATGATTAGGTAAGGATTTAACACTTTggcattaaaaatagattttcatgGTTTTAGAAGACTTATCTTTTTCCCCTAACAAAGGTCAACAGTAGTGAAGATGATTAAGTTATCAGCATAGGTAACCTTGAGCAGTCTCTTCAGCTTCCTAAAAGACGGCTGTCACCACTGTGGGCTTTCTGCTCCAGCTAGATTAAGTT comes from Anser cygnoides isolate HZ-2024a breed goose chromosome 1, Taihu_goose_T2T_genome, whole genome shotgun sequence and encodes:
- the LOC106035728 gene encoding CD99 antigen isoform X4; this translates as MRGGGLLLAALLALLAPGRGDDGDFRLEDAFGPTEKPLPTQKAPSDNDGFSLEDALQPGDPKPGPPAKPRDSDNPKPGSPAKPRDSGSFDDSDLYNGDLPRAGGGGGGGSGQKDSGPNKVEDGEASQGAIAGIVSAVVATVIGAVSSFIAYQKKKLCFKQSDEENVNMDSHRGAQSEPPGKRRI
- the LOC106035728 gene encoding CD99 antigen isoform X3, encoding MRGGGLLLAALLALLAPGRGDDGDFRLEDAFGPTEKPLPTQKAPSDNDGFSLEDALQPGDPKPGPPAKPRDSDNPKPGSPAKPRDSGSFDDSDLYNGDLPRAGGGGGGGSGQKDSGPNKVEDGEASQGAIAGIVSAVVATVIGAVSSFIAYQKKKLCFKQSADEENVNMDSHRGAQSEPPGKRRI
- the LOC106035728 gene encoding CD99 antigen isoform X2; translation: MRGGGLLLAALLALLAPGRGDDGDFRLEDAFGPTEKPLPTQKAPSDNDGFSLEDALQPGDPKPGPPAKPRDSDNPKPGSPAKPRDSGSFDDSDLYNGDLPRAGGGGGGGSGQKDSGPNKVEDGEASQGAIAGIVSAVVATVIGAVSSFIAYQKKKLCFKQSDEENVNMDSHRGAQSEPPVQRTLLEN
- the LOC106035728 gene encoding CD99 antigen isoform X1, producing the protein MRGGGLLLAALLALLAPGRGDDGDFRLEDAFGPTEKPLPTQKAPSDNDGFSLEDALQPGDPKPGPPAKPRDSDNPKPGSPAKPRDSGSFDDSDLYNGDLPRAGGGGGGGSGQKDSGPNKVEDGEASQGAIAGIVSAVVATVIGAVSSFIAYQKKKLCFKQSADEENVNMDSHRGAQSEPPVQRTLLEN